Genomic window (Carassius carassius chromosome 36, fCarCar2.1, whole genome shotgun sequence):
cgggggccacctctcgacatggttgaaagcagtgacgacccccttcctgcccaaggactccagtaacctgcagcacccagagcaactagacaccgagctagatgaactgatggcacacgatccaacccaaggcgactactacaaagaactcgccaggatctTCGGAAGCCTCGTTCACATTCTCGTCGCCCAGGCACGGCTCAGTGAACGGAGCAACatcgaccttgaacagcaagcagcaacgcttaagcttcaagcggaggaggcctggaCGGACCAGGCCCAAACCCAGAGTCGtcttgatcagctcctcctcgagacccaaaaccagcgcgagaaagaggacgacacagatccagagctacagaaagaagtgGAAAGACTTCACAATAccctgcaagatcttcgcctcgacacagatcaaagagaacagctggagagagaatccagaaaagaactcaacaaaaaactccagcaaagtgacgctctcctaaaaagagcagagactgaacaaaaagaaagagactctaaaacctgggcctgcaaaacacacttgcaagcggcccgagctaaaatcaacgagcttactctgcagagCGACGAGCTCCAAaatgaacttgacactgttcacacagaactgagACAATCTCACAAattacagagtggctggatcggagaaacgcacaccacaaagtttctcccggcccgccactccaaccctttcagccaagagCCCAGAGCGgaaaaagggggtgtaagctcacggctcaagaaatcaccagccagcttaccagaacacctgtcaacaacggaggggagagaacccttccagagaacgcatgccactaaaccctgcacggctcacagagaacttgacaagctagccagaaGCATCCCTACATTCAAGCCAGATACTGCCGGAGGACATGACGTTCATGCTTCTTTACGAGACActgactttcacttgcaaactgtcatcaacgtgacagatgtgaacacattgtacctgttaaaaaATCACGTCCAGCCATGATGTGCATTgttttctggatcgtcaaccagagactgtcaaagcgtactaccagcaactgctacagactttgattcttgaattctctgatccagactcagaccatgggctGCTTATCgctatggacctcaaacagggccaacttgaaaacccacagactttctgtagtcagctacgaaaagcctacttcggagcatgcaacgaaccaAGTATGGAACAAGATGTCaacttaaaaactctgttcctccgaaacctacatgccagttggagttttcatctcagagtcccagcGTGTCCACGTAACAGAactacacaagagttacggaactcagcccacaaagcttgcaccaagcaaaagactatttGTGAAAAGATTGTGAAAAACCCCAAAGtctctgtctctgagcactgcttGGAGTTAACCCTAGATGGCGCCCTAaaacaccacagtcacagacatttttacagagagtcaataccgttccaagccagcagagggcaacacaatcgtggtgGTGCTCATCCAACGCACCAGAGCGAGCGACTCTGGGGCCggcgacccaaaaagagccgatccccaccgtccagaacacaaagccccgacagccggcagtggaaccactctcgatatgacactggtaagctcaatcctgagcccacgTCAGAAAAACACAGTgcagccacgtctgagacagcagagatcctgagggtgctgaaagagcttctttacatgaaaacttgcaaggaagacaaggaagatgaaccagacatcttatgtctaagcatatgaactaaaaccaaaaccctgtctaactgccatctgtatgagccaagcacccagaacactgctcgtcatccacagaccacagagctaactgtcacatcacaaggtgacagcatcacccaagctccacagctgacaaCTGCACACCCTGAATgagacagcacaggtcctcacaccaggtaccacaaacacaaggtaccagaaaatgctgttttgactacctgccttcgcAGCGAGCTACACAAGACCGGTCCTCACCACCCATCGATCGTCACACCTGCCCGGATGCCAACATTCCGGGGCAGCCTTGTCGAAAAGGGGGTGAGCCGAAAAGGAGTCAGCATGGAATacctgatcgacacaggatcAAACCTGACGATGATCTCATCTCgccttttcaaaagactccaatttgaagctaagaAACAAGATCAAATtcttacacctcaaacttgtgaactgaatgcACAGTTGTACAGCCAGAATGACATCCAGTTTGAACAGGTTGTTTCCATTCACCTGACAATCGGTCTGATGAGTCTAGGACATCCCATGtatgtctcaccaatgaacactcatgcatttctcatcgacaaagacctgctagaccactttgacccttttctgaacttcaaacagctaaaagactttgctcaagtgcgagaacctctttccctccagccacacaggttgccagagccagactgccaggtcacagaggtcacaggaactcccacagagccagactgtcaggtcacagaggtcacgggatcCCCAGCACCCAGCTGTGGCCCAAGTTCAATTTCAAGCCTCTGCACCTTAGTCAACGAACAGCGTACAGTGataccagcttacaccaaaggggtcgctgttcagctcaacctgcaatgtggtcaaaccttaaaccacac
Coding sequences:
- the LOC132117393 gene encoding trichohyalin-like yields the protein MFQPSSPAVHGGHLSTWLKAVTTPFLPKDSSNLQHPEQLDTELDELMAHDPTQGDYYKELARIFGSLVHILVAQARLSERSNIDLEQQAATLKLQAEEAWTDQAQTQSRLDQLLLETQNQREKEDDTDPELQKEVERLHNTLQDLRLDTDQREQLERESRKELNKKLQQSDALLKRAETEQKERDSKTWACKTHLQAARAKINELTLQSDELQNELDTVHTELRQSHKLQSGWIGETHTTKFLPARHSNPFSQEPRAEKGGVSSRLKKSPASLPEHLSTTEGREPFQRTHATKPCTAHRELDKLARSIPTFKPDTAGGHDVHASLRDTDFHLQTVINVTDVNTLYLLKNHVQP